The segment GGACGCGTGGGTGCTGGAGGGGCTGCGGACGATTCCCTCTGATGAGATCCCCGCGGAACACTTCCTGGACGTGCTGAACTTCGCCACCCACTACTTCAACCGGCCGCACAGAAAGCCGCGCCAGCAGACCTCGCGGTACGACATGGCCCTGCTGTACACCAAGGGCGAGCCGAACGGGGCGTCGGACGAGAAGGCGATCAAGAAGTTCATCAAGGCCGGCGAATCGATGGGGATCGACGTCGAGATCATCACCAAGGACGATTACGGGCGGATCGCGGAGTTCGATGCGCTGTTCATCCGCGACAACACGAACGTGACGACGTACCCGTTCCGGTTCGCACGCCGTGCCGCGGCGGAGGGGCTGATCGTCATCGATGACCCCGATTCGATCCTGCGGTGCAGCAACAAGGTGTATATCTCGGAGCTGTTGACCAGGCACAAGATCGCCGCGCCGCCGACGCTGACGCTGCACCGCGACAACTGGCAGAGCGGGCCGGACGTGCTGGGGCTGCCGATCATCCTGAAGCAGCCGGACAGTTCGTTCTCGCTGGGCGTCAAGAAGGTGAACACCCGCGAGGACTACGCCGCGGCGATGGAGAAGCTGTTCAAGGTCTCGGACCTCATCATCGCGCAGGCGTTCACGCCGACTTCGTTTGACTGGCGGATCGGCGTGCTGGACCGCGAGCCCTTCTACGCGTGCAAGTACTACATGGCGGGGCAGCACTGGCAGATCTACGACAACAGCAAGAAGGGCGATGATGCGTTCGGCAACTTTGAGACCTGGCCGATCGACGCCGTGCCCGGGGACGTGGTGAAGACGGCGATCCGCGTGGCGAACCTGATCGGCGACTCGCTGTACGGCGTGGACGTCAAGGAGATCAACGGCAAAGCGCACGTGATTGAGATCAACGACAACCCGAACCTGGACGCCGGGATCGAGGACCAGGTGCTGGGAGATGAGGTGTACCTGCGGGTGATGCGGGTGTTCTTGAAGCGGTTGGAGTCGAGGGGGAGATGAATACAAAACACGGAGGCACGGAGGACACGGAGAGGAGAAGCGGGATGGACAGGGGGCTTGTCAATGTGCCTGACCTGATATCCGCAGGGCTCAATGGTCAGATCATCGGCGCTGCGATCGAGGTACACCGAGAACTCGGGCCGGGGCTGTTGGAATCGGTATACGAGCTCTGCATGGCCAAGGAACTCGCGAAGCGCGGGCTTGCCTTTCAGACGCAGGTGCCGGTCCCGATCCGCTA is part of the Phycisphaerales bacterium genome and harbors:
- a CDS encoding RimK family protein; this translates as MAILLVLDNPKDWPLNIEGVEVVSARRYLTDPSFSDRHPHKVFNLCKSYRYQSLGYYVSLLAAARGHKPLPEISTIQDLKLSEIVRVAGQDLDEEIQKALKKCEGDSFILSIYFGQNMEEEYNPLALAIFNQFPAPFLRAQFRKDKDAWVLEGLRTIPSDEIPAEHFLDVLNFATHYFNRPHRKPRQQTSRYDMALLYTKGEPNGASDEKAIKKFIKAGESMGIDVEIITKDDYGRIAEFDALFIRDNTNVTTYPFRFARRAAAEGLIVIDDPDSILRCSNKVYISELLTRHKIAAPPTLTLHRDNWQSGPDVLGLPIILKQPDSSFSLGVKKVNTREDYAAAMEKLFKVSDLIIAQAFTPTSFDWRIGVLDREPFYACKYYMAGQHWQIYDNSKKGDDAFGNFETWPIDAVPGDVVKTAIRVANLIGDSLYGVDVKEINGKAHVIEINDNPNLDAGIEDQVLGDEVYLRVMRVFLKRLESRGR
- a CDS encoding GxxExxY protein — its product is MNTKHGGTEDTERRSGMDRGLVNVPDLISAGLNGQIIGAAIEVHRELGPGLLESVYELCMAKELAKRGLAFQTQVPVPIRYNGEVIEEATPLRIDMLVEDPVVVELKSVERVIPIHEVKLTTYLRLTGKPVGLIINFNVVRLRDGITRRVV